A genomic region of Fodinisporobacter ferrooxydans contains the following coding sequences:
- a CDS encoding GNAT family N-acetyltransferase — MGLKRELIIRDAGKNDRDAIQAVTLAAYQEYAEIMPAEAWIRYREGLFPTLDTDLPVERIVAEQAGEIVGSVQLYPSGLNIYSFLDRSLPYPEVRILAVSPSVRGQGIGKALMNECVLRSRKFGGIGLHTSDHMKTAQELYLRMGFVRAPEFDFTPGQGMVVKGYFLSLREREGDFFE; from the coding sequence GTGGGATTGAAACGGGAACTGATCATTCGGGATGCCGGGAAGAATGACCGGGATGCAATACAAGCAGTGACATTGGCGGCGTATCAGGAGTATGCCGAGATCATGCCGGCTGAAGCGTGGATTCGATATAGAGAAGGATTATTTCCGACACTTGATACAGATTTGCCGGTCGAACGAATTGTTGCCGAACAGGCCGGAGAAATTGTCGGCAGTGTACAACTTTACCCATCTGGATTGAACATCTACTCCTTTTTGGATCGCAGTCTCCCATATCCGGAAGTTCGCATATTGGCTGTGTCGCCATCCGTACGGGGACAGGGAATAGGGAAAGCGCTTATGAACGAATGCGTGCTGCGTTCCCGAAAGTTTGGAGGCATTGGCTTGCATACGTCTGATCATATGAAGACTGCCCAGGAATTGTACCTTCGTATGGGCTTCGTTCGTGCGCCTGAATTCGATTTCACTCCGGGTCAAGGTATGGTAGTAAAAGGGTATTTTCTTAGTCTGAGAGAACGGGAGGGAGATTTTTTTGAGTAA
- a CDS encoding pirin family protein, whose translation MKKQRDISRVWTVEPQRESSIHTVAMVLEPGRFEEYDPFLMLAEDWFQQGTFDVHPHRGIETVTFVIDGILEHYDNNSGKDQLLPGDVQWMTAGRGVIHKEDPAEGETVHSLQLWINLPGDKKMTAPRYQNLRSKDMPMRREAGAVVRVFSGSSAEIVSSTLNHVPVTMVEMILEPGATVTQDLPGSYNGFLYVLEGSGTFGANAMEGKKNQVVWLGSADDAKESEVTIRANEKLRVLLYAGEPVKERVVQYGPFVMNTEEEIRQAIDDYRNGKFSS comes from the coding sequence TTGAAAAAACAGCGAGACATCAGCCGTGTTTGGACCGTGGAGCCACAAAGGGAAAGCTCCATTCATACAGTAGCCATGGTGCTTGAACCGGGGCGCTTTGAGGAATATGATCCGTTTTTGATGCTGGCGGAAGACTGGTTTCAGCAAGGGACTTTTGATGTTCATCCACATCGCGGCATCGAAACAGTGACTTTTGTGATTGATGGAATACTGGAACACTATGACAATAATTCCGGGAAGGATCAATTGCTGCCGGGTGATGTGCAGTGGATGACTGCCGGACGGGGTGTCATTCATAAGGAGGATCCGGCAGAAGGCGAGACCGTGCATAGCTTGCAGCTATGGATCAATCTCCCTGGTGACAAGAAAATGACGGCGCCTCGCTATCAAAATCTGCGCAGCAAAGACATGCCGATGCGGCGTGAAGCAGGAGCGGTTGTTCGTGTTTTTTCCGGCTCATCGGCTGAAATCGTATCAAGCACATTGAATCATGTTCCCGTAACGATGGTGGAGATGATTCTGGAACCTGGTGCGACTGTAACACAAGATCTGCCTGGAAGTTATAACGGTTTTCTATATGTATTGGAAGGCAGTGGCACGTTCGGAGCCAATGCAATGGAAGGGAAGAAAAACCAGGTAGTATGGCTCGGTTCTGCCGATGATGCAAAGGAGAGTGAAGTGACCATTCGCGCCAACGAAAAACTGCGAGTATTGCTCTATGCCGGCGAACCTGTCAAAGAACGAGTCGTTCAATACGGACCCTTCGTGATGAATACGGAAGAAGAAATCCGACAAGCCATTGATGATTATCGCAACGGGAAATTTTCTTCATGA
- a CDS encoding DODA-type extradiol aromatic ring-opening family dioxygenase, with product MVPSLFLAHGSPMLAIETNEYVDFLANLGKRLKPTAIVIFTAHWESEVLTISSTDDAYETIYDFYGFPDQLYAIKYPAKGSTRIASKLAEMFEKQGISVKKNSTRGLDHGSWTLLSRMYPDVYIPVIQLSVNPYLPASEQHKIGTAIQGLGKEDILVIGSGVTVHNLRIIKWRQTTPEPWAVEFDDWLIDVIQNRDLGSLFHYEELAPHARRAVPRAEHFVPLLIAMGSGEPQAKAKVIHRSYDLGTLSYLCFEF from the coding sequence ATGGTTCCGTCTTTATTTCTGGCACATGGTTCCCCAATGCTTGCGATCGAAACGAATGAATATGTTGATTTTCTTGCAAATCTCGGTAAACGATTGAAGCCAACAGCCATTGTCATCTTTACTGCTCATTGGGAAAGCGAAGTCCTTACCATATCCTCAACGGACGATGCATATGAAACGATTTATGACTTTTATGGCTTTCCGGATCAACTGTATGCCATCAAATATCCAGCAAAAGGATCCACTCGGATCGCTTCCAAGTTAGCAGAAATGTTTGAGAAACAAGGAATATCTGTGAAAAAAAATTCCACTCGAGGTTTGGATCATGGTTCGTGGACCCTTTTGTCACGGATGTATCCAGACGTTTATATACCTGTGATTCAACTCTCTGTCAATCCGTATCTTCCTGCATCTGAACAACATAAAATCGGAACAGCGATCCAAGGACTGGGAAAGGAAGATATTTTGGTTATCGGCAGCGGAGTCACTGTTCATAATTTGCGAATCATCAAATGGAGACAGACTACTCCCGAACCATGGGCGGTAGAATTCGATGACTGGCTGATTGATGTGATACAAAACAGGGATTTGGGTTCCCTTTTCCATTATGAGGAATTGGCTCCACATGCACGCCGCGCCGTTCCGAGGGCCGAACATTTCGTTCCGCTCTTGATCGCAATGGGAAGCGGCGAGCCGCAAGCGAAAGCAAAAGTGATCCATCGAAGTTATGATTTGGGAACATTGAGCTATCTCTGTTTTGAATTTTAA
- a CDS encoding winged helix-turn-helix transcriptional regulator: MDYSTLCPRFERGIQIVSKRWNVLIIYRLLFGPQRFCAIESALPISGRLLSERLKDLEHEGIVKREVFPETPVRIEYSLTDKGLALEPIIRDIEKWSQAWVKLERE, encoded by the coding sequence ATGGACTATTCAACATTGTGTCCGCGATTTGAGAGAGGGATACAAATAGTAAGCAAACGCTGGAATGTATTGATTATTTATCGACTGCTTTTTGGTCCTCAGCGATTTTGTGCGATTGAATCCGCACTTCCGATCAGCGGCAGACTTTTGTCGGAGAGACTGAAAGACTTGGAACATGAAGGAATTGTCAAGCGCGAGGTATTTCCGGAAACTCCTGTTCGGATTGAATATTCTTTAACTGATAAAGGGCTTGCCTTGGAACCAATCATTCGTGATATTGAAAAGTGGTCGCAAGCTTGGGTGAAGTTAGAAAGAGAATAG
- a CDS encoding DUF2512 family protein, which produces MMKYGKAFVIKILRFALNLFLFVGIVFNEPFRVALTLVLVLAPVTFLLGDMLILPKLGNVGAVLLDAPLIFGGILALHVMLGVHLTYGHFFLFSLITVALCIEEFMYHNYIERKVFGKDIPSLSEMINNL; this is translated from the coding sequence ATGATGAAATATGGGAAAGCGTTTGTAATTAAAATTCTTCGATTCGCTCTCAATTTATTTCTTTTTGTCGGAATCGTGTTTAACGAGCCATTTCGTGTAGCATTGACCCTGGTTCTGGTATTAGCTCCTGTGACTTTTTTACTGGGTGATATGTTGATTCTTCCTAAATTAGGTAATGTAGGCGCCGTTCTCTTGGATGCACCGCTTATATTCGGAGGAATACTGGCACTGCATGTAATGCTGGGCGTCCACTTGACGTATGGTCATTTCTTTCTCTTTTCCTTGATTACGGTTGCTCTTTGCATCGAGGAATTCATGTATCATAACTATATCGAAAGAAAAGTGTTTGGCAAGGATATTCCCTCACTTTCAGAAATGATCAACAATCTCTAA
- a CDS encoding FMN-dependent NADH-azoreductase — MAKVLYITANPKTENESYSLSVGKAFLDAYRQENPKDEIIKLDVYNTKIPYIDTDVFSGWGKLQKGTAFEQLSADEKEKVSALNTLVDQFVAADKYIFVTPMWNFSIPPLMKAYIDAICIAGKTFKYTAEGPIGLLPKKKAVHIQARGGMYSEGPAKEMEMGDRYIRTIMGFFGITDMESIIVEGMAAMPNEAENIRAKAIERAKKAAKNFAKELVTV, encoded by the coding sequence GTGGCAAAAGTCTTGTATATTACAGCAAATCCTAAAACAGAGAATGAATCCTATAGCTTATCTGTTGGAAAAGCATTTTTAGACGCGTATCGTCAGGAAAATCCCAAAGATGAAATTATAAAACTGGATGTTTACAATACCAAAATCCCTTATATCGATACAGATGTGTTTAGCGGTTGGGGCAAACTTCAAAAAGGAACGGCATTTGAACAACTTTCTGCGGACGAAAAGGAAAAAGTGAGTGCTCTTAACACGTTAGTTGATCAATTTGTGGCAGCAGATAAGTATATATTTGTAACACCCATGTGGAACTTTAGTATTCCGCCGCTCATGAAAGCATATATTGATGCCATTTGTATCGCCGGAAAAACGTTCAAGTATACAGCCGAGGGTCCGATTGGTTTGTTGCCGAAAAAAAAGGCCGTGCATATTCAAGCGCGTGGCGGTATGTATTCAGAAGGTCCGGCAAAGGAAATGGAAATGGGAGATCGGTATATTCGGACCATTATGGGCTTCTTTGGTATCACCGATATGGAGTCTATCATTGTTGAAGGTATGGCAGCCATGCCGAATGAAGCGGAAAACATTAGGGCAAAAGCCATTGAACGGGCAAAAAAAGCAGCCAAGAATTTCGCTAAGGAACTTGTAACAGTTTAA